Genomic window (Larimichthys crocea isolate SSNF unplaced genomic scaffold, L_crocea_2.0 scaffold657, whole genome shotgun sequence):
cctttcccacatgttgtgcaGATATGTggcctctcacctgtgtgtagTTTTGTGTGATTATGCAATGTTGACTGGAGGTTaaaagctttcccacatgttgtacaTATATACGGTTTttcacctgtgtgaattctcTCATGCATTTTCCATGATGACATGCTAATGAAacctttcccacatgttgtgcagatatacggcttctcacctgtgtgtagTTTCGTGTGATTATGCAATGCTGACTGGAGCCTAAACGCTTTCCCACATGTCGTACATgtatacggcttctcacctgtaTGAATTCTCTGATGCATTTTCTGTGATGACATGCTAATAAAACttttcccacatgttgtgcaGATATACGGCTTCTCATCTGTGTGAATTCTTGCATGTTTATACAATGATGACTTGTGCTTAAAATCTTTACCACAACTGTCACATTTGAAAGAGTGTTTACTTTTGTGAGAATTACCATTGATCTCTGACAAGTTAGGGTTGTAGACGATGTCCTAAACAATCTAACGAAGATGTGTTTTAGTAGTCGCCATTGTAGCGTCAATACAAGGGTAAAAATAGAGACGGTTATAGAATAATTCTGGTGAAACTACAACGAGTAAGGCAGCGGTTAGGTGACAAAGGAGGCAGCGCTAACTGGGCTATTGTTACTGATACTTAACGAGCCAGTAAGAGTGCTCCAGTATCTCTTATTTGTACTACCCTGGTCAACCGCACAACACTTACGCCGTAGCGGTTGAAGAGAGAATATAATGATACAATGAAAGCAATAATTTCATCAAGATTCATGTTACTTCCTTTCTAATTGCTTGAGATGTTTCCCCTCCGTAACTTTACTTTGATAGTATTCACCGGAAGTATGTTTTAACATGACGAACTTGACGTTTTCCACGTGTTGCAGTTCCGCACtgtggccacttgagggcagcataaatacatttttattttgaaatatgtcGAGCCTTTTTCACTGTATTCATTACAGAccttttaaatgattaatatcTCCGTGTTCatcaatacaaatatttaaaacataaactgaAGTGAACTATATGAGAAGTCATATTGAATGTGAACGTGCCAATGCTATTTTATACTGCACACTACCTCACTGTATGATTTAATCGTATAAATATGGCTGAATTAGCCAATTCAATTATCAGAAATTGTGAAAAGGTTCTTGGTATATTTAcacacttactgtaaataaatgttgtgtacTTTTTGAGTCCTGCTAATATGCAGCTCTGTGATCAACACTGCTTGTCAAAGTTTTGAAGAGTCACGGTCCAGAAAGGATGGATATCTCAAAGTGATATTTAAATTAGGACACAGGGTTATATAAGAAACAAtcat
Coding sequences:
- the LOC104939820 gene encoding gastrula zinc finger protein XlCGF7.1, with product DIVYNPNLSEINGNSHKSKHSFKCDSCGKDFKHKSSLYKHARIHTDEKPYICTTCGKSFISMSSQKMHQRIHTGEKPYTCTTCGKAFRLQSALHNHTKLHTGEKPYICTTCGKGFISMSSWKMHERIHTGEKPYICTTCGKAFNLQSTLHNHTKLHTGERPHICTTCGKGFIQMIHLKVHIRSAHTGERPYLCNTCGKSFTDVSAFRVHERIHTGEKPHICTTCGKAFMRSGALKIHIQGTHTGERPHLCKICGKGFTFLSHLKCHMVTHTGETRYSCNMCEKRYYLMSDLKKHMKVHIRQ